The genomic stretch CAAAAACACGAAAGGAAATTTTCTTGCGGGCAACGTTCAAACGTACGAAGAACCGGCATCTTGGGCGGCCGCAGTGGCGGCTTGTCACCAGAGAGGAAGTAGAATTGCTTACAGATCGTGCCTTCTACTAACACAAAAACCAAAACTTCTACAAATAGGCAAGGCACCGAGACCAAAGTATGCGTGGATGGTCTCGGTGCCTATGAACCACTCATCGGAAGACACATAAGCCCTTACGGGAGCTTAAACAGCAAAGTTACGGTTACCCCGATTTTTTTGTGCATTGCTGTTATTAATTAGCTAAACGAACGGACATCAAGCTTTAGTATGCGCGTGTCTTGGACACAGTTATGGCGCAAGGCGCTCGATAACCCATTGTCCATCCGACGTTGCCCGAAACAGGATTCGGTCGTGTAATCTGCTGGGCCGGCCCTGCCAAAATTCGATAGCGTCTGGCTGCAGGCAATATCCACCCCAATGTGCGGGACGCGGCACTGGCTTGTCAGCATACTCCGCTGAGTATTGCGCCAACGCTTCTTCAAGGTCTTTGCGGTTCTCTACAACCTCACTTTGAGGGGAGGCCCAGGCGCCAAGTTTGCTTCCCCTCGGCCGGGATTGGTAATACGCATCGGATGTTGCGTCAGACACCTTTGTCACCACCCCCTCAACCCGAACCTGCCGGGATAATGAAGGCCACAGAAAAACCATGGCAGCATAAGGATTCTCTGCCAGCTCCTGGCCTTTACGCCCGTTATAATTTGTGTAGAAAACGAATCCCGTCTGCGTTACAGCCTTGAGCAATACAATGCGGGCAGAAGGCCGGCCCGCTTTAGATGCTGTTGCAAGGGTCAGGGCGTTAGGTTGACTAATGCCGGCATCCACTGCTTCCTGCATCCACTGCTCAAACTGCACAATTGGATTGCTATCTACTTCATGCACTGTAAGCCCTTCCCGTTCATACCCTTCACGGATATCTGCAATATTTACATCAATTGACATCTGGTTTTCCTTTATTCTGCAAACGAACTGCGTAATTCAACAACTAACTCATCCACCTGGAATGCCTCACATCGAAACGCTACTCGCACAATCTGGTTGCGTCGAAGATCCAGACACAGGTGCCCTCGTTGCTCCCATACACCTTTCAACAACCTTCATTCGCGATGCAGACGGTTCGTATCCCCGCGGATTCATGTATAGCAGGGATAACAACCCAACGCGGCAACTGTTCGAATCAACACTCGCGCGTATAGAAGGCGGAGTAGCTTGTGCAGCCTTTTCCTCGGGTATGGCCGCTGCAACAGCAATCTTCCAAGCCCTCAAACCTGGAGATCATGTATTGTTACCCGACGACGTGTACCATGGCGCCCGGTTCGTAGCAACTGAACTATTCGAGACCTGGGGACTCGAAATTAGTCAGGTAGACATGGAGAACCTGCAGGCAGTGCAAGAGGCTATTCGTCCGAATACAATGCTTGTATGGATCGAAACACCTTCCAACCCACTCCTCAAAATTACGGACATTTCGGCTGTAGCAAAACTTGCCCATGCCAACAATGCGCAAGTTGTCGTTGATGGCGCCTGGACCACTCCGTTGCTGCAATTACCCCTTGACCACGGAGCGGACCTGGTGCTGCATTCTGTAACAAAATACCTTGCCGGCCACTCGGATGTATTGGGCGGAGCAGTAGTTACCCGCTCAGCCTCTCCTCTTTTTGACCGACTCCGCGTTGTTCAAAAAGCCGGCGGAGCAGTCATGGACCCGTTTAGTGCCTGGCTTGCACTACGCGGTATGCGCTCACTTGCAGCCAGGATGCAGGTACAAACCAAAAACGCAAACCAGTTGGCGAACATCCTGCATGATCATCCGCGGGTAGCCCAGGTTCACTATCCTGCGCTGACTTCGCACAGTGGCCATGCTGTGGCTAAAAAGCAAATGAAACAGTATGGCGGTATGTTGTCCTTTGAGGTCGCAGGTACGCCAGAGGAAGCCAAACAAGTTGCGCACAGTACCCGCATCTTTAAACCGGCTACGAGCCTTGGCGGTACAGAAAGCCTGATTGAACACCGTGCTTCCATTGAGACACCGCCAACCAAAACACCAGACACGCTGCTTCGCGTATCAGTTGGACTTGAACATATTGAGGATTTATTGATGGATCTCGAACAAGCCATCAATAAGGTGGTTGATGCGTAAAAATGTTGCTTTTGCTGGGGCAAGGCAACCCACCATTTGGTCATCCTTTACACATTGCAGCAATGCTACGCTGCTTGTACACATAGCAGCTAGAAATAGCAGACAGACATGAAGCTCCCATTCTTCCTGGCACAACGCTTCGTAGCCGGCGAATCCTTTGATAAGGCTTTGCCAGCCATCAGGGTACTAACTGATCAACAGCTTTTTGTTACCCTCGACTTGCTCGGCGAGTATATCACTGACAGAAAAATTGCCAGCCGTGCACGTGATGCGTACATCAAGTTAGTCAAGGTTGTAAGCGAGTCGCGCAATTCTGAGCAAGAAGCCAGCATTTCGATCAAGCTATCGATGATGGGGCAGAAAATTGATGAAGACTTTTGCCGCGAAAACCTTCGTCAATTACTCGATACTGCCAAAGCAAACAATGTATTTGTCAGGCTCGATATGGAAGGTTCTGATATTACAGAATCCACCATCTCCCTTTTCGAATCTGTTTACCCCGACTATCCAGACCACGTTGGCATTGTGCTCCAGGCCTACCTAAAGCGAACAGCAAAGGATATCGACCGCATGTGTGAACTCAATGCACGGGTGCGTATTTGCAAAGGCGCTTACAAAGAGCCGGCAAACATCGCCTTTCAGGACATGGAAGAGATTCGATCCAGGTTCATGACCTATGCTACCCAGCTCATTGAGCATGCGCGGTATCCGGGCATCGCAACACACGATGATCGTCTAATCGAAGGGGTTAAAAAGTTTGTTCGGAAGCGAGAGATTCCAAAAGACACGTTTGAATTCCAGATGCTCTATGGCATCCGTCCGGAAACACAACTGGCGCTGAGAGATGAGGGATACAATATGCGCGTTTATATACCATTCGGGACAGAATGGTTGCCATATTTCACGCGCCGGCTACGCGAACGGAAGGAAAACGTTTGGTTTGTTATTCGGAACTTGATTCGGAAGTAGACGGAGACTGGGCTAACAACTTCAGCTCGCTTGTCACCGATTTCACACCCTTTACGCTTTGGGCGATACGAACAGCGCGACGTTGCTCTAGAATAGACGGCACCAATCCAGCAAGTATCACGTGCCCCTCTGTAGCTTGCACATCAAACTGAAGGTGCTCCAGGGTGCGCGTCCGAAATAATTTTTTACTGATTTGGGCGATCAGTGTGAGATCCTGTAATTGCTGAGCGACCGTGAGGGAGCGCTCGAGTGAATCTGCTACCACAATTGGAGGCGAAAAGGCTACCGAATCAGGTTTTATCAGATGCCGAGATGGGACAGGGGCAACCTGGCTTTGTTCAAAGCGTGCGCCGGCAGGCGTATTCGCTACCAGCAAGGCGTCCGCCAGAAAGGCGAGAACGCCAACAACAATGATGGTCAGTGCCAGGGGTTTTGCCTGCATAACAGCCCGGAGGCAGGTTAACTGATAACAGGTGGTGAGAACTGTGAGTTATACAGCTTCAGATAACGTTTTAACTCCGTGTTCAGCCAACCAGCGTTCCGCATCGATAGCTGCCATACAGCCTGTGCCGGCGGCCGTAATTGCCTGACGATATACGTGATCCTGCGCGTCTCCACACGCAAATACACCGGGAATGCTGGTATAGGTTGAGTCCGGTTGGGTTTTAATATAACCAAGATCGTCGGTCTCAAGCCAGTCTTTGAAGACATCGGTGTTAGGTTTATGTCCGATGGCCACAAAGAGCGCCCCAACATTCATGTCGGACTCTTCACCCGTAACACGGTTTTTAACCCGAATACCTTCAACCACTTTTTCCCCTTTTACGTCTACCACCTCGGTATTCCAGATCATCTCAACCTTTTCGTTTGATAGCACTCGGTCCTGCATGATTTGAGATGCACGCAAGGTATCACGGCGATGGATGACATACACTTTGGACGCAAAGCGGGTCAAGAACATCGCTTCTTCCATCGCCGTATCGCCACCGCCAACAACGGCAACCTCCACATTTCTGAAGAACGCACCATCACACGTTGCGCAAGCAGACACGCCATAGCCAAGCAGTCTGGATTCGTTTTCCAGGCCCAGATATCTTGCAGATGCACCTGTTGAGATAATTACTGTTTGTGCAACAACGGGTGTTTCTTCATCAACCAGCATACGAAACGGACGGGCAGACATGTCGATGTCCGTAACGGTTCCATAACGCAAGTCTGCACCAAAACGAGAAGCCTGTTTATCAAACAGCTCCATCATTTCCGGCCCCATGATTCCATTGGGAAAACCGGGAAAGTTTTCAACGTCAGTTGTTGTGATAAGCTGTCCACCTGGCTGGATACCCTGATAAACAACGGGCGCAAGATTGGCCCGGGCTGCATAAAGCGCAGCGGTAAGACCGGCAGGTCCGGATCCAATGATCACAACGTTTGCGTGTTCGGCGTTTTCGAAATCAAAGTTGCTAAATTTGGACAAATCCATGTTTGTATGCTGATTTTTCATGCTGCGCTAAACCGGCTCGATACTGCGCAGTGTACAAAAAACGGAAGAGGCTCACTACAAATGCGCAAGCCTCTTCCGGAACTATCTAGGAATACGGGCTACGCCGGCTGTTGCCGTTTGCAACCTGTTCAACCATATACCTCTTAGGCAGGCTGACCAACCAGCGCTTCCAGTTTGTCTGCAAGTACTTTTTTGGAAGCTGCACCAACCACCTGATCTACAACCTGGCCATCTTTGAAGAACAGCAGTGTAGGGATAGAGCGGATACCAAATTTCATTGGTACTTCAGGGTTATGGTCAACATCCATTTTAGCTACTTTAGCGCGGCCTTCAAATTCGTCAGCGAGCTGCTCGATTACAGGTGCAATCATGCGGCAAGGGCCACACCAGGTCGCCCAAAAATCAACTAAGACGGGAGCTCCTGAATCCATGACCTCCTCCTGAAAGTTGGCGTCAGACAGCGTTACGTATTTGGCATTGTCTGCCATGGCATTTGCCTCCAATGTATATGGTATAAAGAATTTCTATTGTTTGGTCTAGACGCTCAACATGAACGTCGGCTATTAGGTTTCTGATAGACACAAAAACGTTACAGCAACATGAGGCTCGACTTCAAAAATGTGCCAAATACATATTCGTGCATGTTTTTAGCCGCCGGCCATTAACGCTGGTATCGCAGATTCATAGGGGGACTCGAGGGCATCCGCTGAAATTTCCAGGAGCCCCTTCCCATGAACCCGTATTTCGAGCCCACCTGTTGTCACTACGCCAAGTTTTTGTACTTGGACCCCTTTTCCGGCTAGCATACGGTCTATTGCTGCGCGCGCACCAGACGAAGCCGTAAACACAATCCTGGACTGTGCCTCACCAAACAGCACGGCGTCAAGGCGCATACCATCAGTCTCAAGTGAAACCTGAGCACCCAGCCCATTGGAAAAAATGACATTTTCAGCCAAACAAACAGCCAGACCACCATCAGATACATCATGGGCGCTTTTTACAAGCCCATCCTGAATCATCGCATAGAGGGCTTTCTGAACCGCAACTTCTTCGTCTAATTCAAAGTGTGGTACATCACCCGCCGTGTTTTTATGTACCCAGGAGAGGTATTCAGAGCCATCAATTTCATTGCGATGCACCCAGGCTGCCGGAGTTAGTAGATAAACTTCATCGCCGGCACTTTTGAACGAAGCAGTGACGCGCTTATCAATGTCTTCAATAAGTCCCAACATGCCAATTGTGGGTGTTGGGAAAACGGCGCTCTCAGGGTTTTCATTGTAAAAAGATACATTCCCCCCAGTTACAGGTGTATTCAATGCCCGGCATGCATCACCCATGCCGCCCACTGCTTCTTTAAACACCCAATAAACATCTGGTTTATAAGGATTGCCGAAGTTAAGGCAGTTGGTAATGGCGAGCGGTTTACCGCCGGCACAGACAACGTTACGGGCAGCTTCGGAAACGGCAATTTGCCCCCCCTTGCGAGGATTCAAATACACATAGCGACCGTTGCAATCCGTTTTTACAGCAAGGCCTTTGTTCGTGCCTTTGATACGAACAATAGCAGCATCGCTGGCGCCTGGCCCAACAACCGTGTTGGTCCGTACCAGGCTGTCGTATTGTTCAAATACCCAGCGTTTTGATGCAATGTTTGGCGCGCCTAGCATCGTAAGTAGCATTTCGCCGGCATCCTGAGGCGCAAGATCTTGCACGGTTGCTGTTGAAAATGCGCGTGTATTTTCGAGGTACGCAGGTTTTTCCGTTTCACGATGGTATACA from Bacteroidota bacterium encodes the following:
- the trxB gene encoding thioredoxin-disulfide reductase, translated to MDLSKFSNFDFENAEHANVVIIGSGPAGLTAALYAARANLAPVVYQGIQPGGQLITTTDVENFPGFPNGIMGPEMMELFDKQASRFGADLRYGTVTDIDMSARPFRMLVDEETPVVAQTVIISTGASARYLGLENESRLLGYGVSACATCDGAFFRNVEVAVVGGGDTAMEEAMFLTRFASKVYVIHRRDTLRASQIMQDRVLSNEKVEMIWNTEVVDVKGEKVVEGIRVKNRVTGEESDMNVGALFVAIGHKPNTDVFKDWLETDDLGYIKTQPDSTYTSIPGVFACGDAQDHVYRQAITAAGTGCMAAIDAERWLAEHGVKTLSEAV
- the trxA gene encoding thioredoxin; protein product: MADNAKYVTLSDANFQEEVMDSGAPVLVDFWATWCGPCRMIAPVIEQLADEFEGRAKVAKMDVDHNPEVPMKFGIRSIPTLLFFKDGQVVDQVVGAASKKVLADKLEALVGQPA
- a CDS encoding BON domain-containing protein, giving the protein MQAKPLALTIIVVGVLAFLADALLVANTPAGARFEQSQVAPVPSRHLIKPDSVAFSPPIVVADSLERSLTVAQQLQDLTLIAQISKKLFRTRTLEHLQFDVQATEGHVILAGLVPSILEQRRAVRIAQSVKGVKSVTSELKLLAQSPSTSESSSE
- a CDS encoding PLP-dependent aspartate aminotransferase family protein — encoded protein: MPHIETLLAQSGCVEDPDTGALVAPIHLSTTFIRDADGSYPRGFMYSRDNNPTRQLFESTLARIEGGVACAAFSSGMAAATAIFQALKPGDHVLLPDDVYHGARFVATELFETWGLEISQVDMENLQAVQEAIRPNTMLVWIETPSNPLLKITDISAVAKLAHANNAQVVVDGAWTTPLLQLPLDHGADLVLHSVTKYLAGHSDVLGGAVVTRSASPLFDRLRVVQKAGGAVMDPFSAWLALRGMRSLAARMQVQTKNANQLANILHDHPRVAQVHYPALTSHSGHAVAKKQMKQYGGMLSFEVAGTPEEAKQVAHSTRIFKPATSLGGTESLIEHRASIETPPTKTPDTLLRVSVGLEHIEDLLMDLEQAINKVVDA
- the pdxH gene encoding pyridoxamine 5'-phosphate oxidase: MSIDVNIADIREGYEREGLTVHEVDSNPIVQFEQWMQEAVDAGISQPNALTLATASKAGRPSARIVLLKAVTQTGFVFYTNYNGRKGQELAENPYAAMVFLWPSLSRQVRVEGVVTKVSDATSDAYYQSRPRGSKLGAWASPQSEVVENRKDLEEALAQYSAEYADKPVPRPAHWGGYCLQPDAIEFWQGRPSRLHDRILFRATSDGQWVIERLAP
- a CDS encoding proline dehydrogenase family protein, with translation MKLPFFLAQRFVAGESFDKALPAIRVLTDQQLFVTLDLLGEYITDRKIASRARDAYIKLVKVVSESRNSEQEASISIKLSMMGQKIDEDFCRENLRQLLDTAKANNVFVRLDMEGSDITESTISLFESVYPDYPDHVGIVLQAYLKRTAKDIDRMCELNARVRICKGAYKEPANIAFQDMEEIRSRFMTYATQLIEHARYPGIATHDDRLIEGVKKFVRKREIPKDTFEFQMLYGIRPETQLALRDEGYNMRVYIPFGTEWLPYFTRRLRERKENVWFVIRNLIRK